The Candidatus Tanganyikabacteria bacterium genome contains the following window.
CGCGGCGGGCGGCGTGGGCGTCGTGCCGGCCGCCGCGCGACCGGTCCTGCCCGTGACGTTTCCTGCCGGATCGCACCCGGCGGCCACGATCATGGCAGCCAGGCATGTTCCGAGGGACCAGCCGCGCGGGCCCGGAAGTATCAAGCGCCCCCCAAGAGTCTCCCTTGTTGCTTGGACGAGAGCATTTGTACCCTCGGGCGTCGCCAGCGCGCGCTTGTTCCGGCCAGGCTGCGCGACCGGCCGGTTCCGGCGGCTAGAAGAGCTGCAACAGGCTAGGCATGCCCTGGCCGCGGACCGGCCCGCCCTTGCCGGGTCGCCCGCCGGCCCACGGCATGACGTTGTCGAATAGCGCCGGCAACTGCTGGATGCCGCGGCGTACCAGGCCGGAGAAAATCGATCCGAAGCCGTTGATTCCCATCACAACCCCCATTTCACCCACCCGCCCGTGTTATACCCATGTTTGGCGGCTTTAAACGCCTGTTTCGCTACAATGAAACAATGGTCCTCCCGCACGAACGTCTCGGCCTCCTGGCGCCCACCCGGCCGGAATGGGTGGCGGCGGCCTGCGCGGATACCGCCACGTTGCTGGCCGACCACGCGCATTGCGAGAAGAAGGCGGCGGCGACCGCTCTCAGCCTGATCTCCCGCCACCCGGAGGACGCTCGCCTGGTCGAGTCGATGCTGCACCTGGCGCAGGAAGAACTCGGGCATTTCCAGCGCCTCTTCGCGGTCCTGCGGGCGCGCCGCATCCCGTTGCCGCGCGACGAGGCCGACCCGTACGTGAATGCGCTCCTTTCGCTCGTGCGGCGCGATCCGGCCGTCAACCTTCTCGACCGCCTGCTGGTGCTGAGCATGGTGGAGGCGCGCAGTTGCGAGCGCTTCCTTCTCCTGGCGGAGCGGCTGGAAGATCCCGACCTCGCGCGGCTGTATGCCGACCTGGCCAGGTCGGAGGAAGGGCATGCGCGCTTGTTCGTGCAGCTTGCCGAGCGTTATGTATCAAACTCCGCGGTTGCCGCGCGCCTCGACGAGTTCCGGAGACACGAAGCGGAAATCGTTGCCCGATTGCCGGACCTCCCGCGCATGCACGGGTGAATGTTGCAACATAATCAACAAATTTTGTGATCAACGTGACATTTGCTCGCTCTTGCGGGTAAACGAGTACTCGGAGAATTGGGGTAAGCGCAAGGAGGCGCGACGATGGGTGATATTATGTTGGCGAAACGGAGTTCGCCGGATAACTCGCAATTTGGCTCATGCGGTTGGCATGATCTGGTCGAACGCGACCGGCGCCATGCCGTGCGAAAGGCCGTGTCCCTGCAAGTCGAGATCGTGACGCCGGACGGCACCTCGCAATGTGCCAGGGTCTTCAACCTCTCGGCGTCCGGCATGCTGATCGCGGATCTTCCCTTCAGGCCGGAGGTCGGCGACGTGCACGAGTACCGCCTCAGCGTGGCGGATCAGGAGATCGGCCTGCGAGGCGTCGTGCGGCGCCGGCAGACCATCCCGCAGTTCGGCAACGCGGCGGGGGTGGCGTTCGTCGGCCTGCCCGAGCGAGTACGCAGGGCGCTACTCGACTTCCTGTTCGGCTCGAAGTTGGCCGGCGCTTCGGCCTGAGTTCCGGAACTCGCGTGACGCTCCCCTGAAGGTCGCCTGAAGTCCAGGTGCTTCCGCCGGGTAAGAGACCCGGAGAGGCCTCGTGGGACAGAAGCGACTGATGGGGAGCGGCCAGCCGAGGCACGTCGCCATGGCGTGGCTCGCGGTGGCGATCTGCGCCGTCTTTGCGGCCCTTGCCGGCTGCACCCTGGCGGGCGGGGCCGGCCGCCTCGCGGCGGTTGCCGGTCTGGTCCCCGCGGCCGCGCCGGCCGGACCGGCCCTTGTCGTGGGCGAGGCGGAGCGCCTGGCCCCGGGAGCCGTGCCCCCGGGCAAAGGTCAGGTCGAACTGGGCGTGCGCTGGCCGGCGCGCGCCGCGCAGGTGATCCCGGATTCGACCGATCGGGTGGCATTCGACGTCATCCGGGCCGGCACCCTGGTTGCGTCCACTTCGGTCGCGCGACCGGCCGGCGGCGGCACGGCCACCTCGTCGCTCGAACTCGACGCGGGGAGCTACCGCCTCGACGCGGCGGCGAAGACCGGCGTGGCCGGCACCGTCGTGGCGACCGCGTCGGCGACTCTGACAGTGATCGGCGGGGCGCGGGTGTCGGCGGCCCTCACCCTCGGCGCCGCCTACTCGCCCGCGATCACGGCCTTGAGCCAGACCTCCGGCCTGGTGGGCGAGAGCGTGATCGTCACCGGCAGCAACCTCGTGCTGTCCTGGGCGGGGACGCCGTCGGTGCGGTTCACGGGCACCACGGCCTCGGTATCGGCCACGGTCGCCGCAATCGGCACGGACTCGATCACGGTCACCATACCGGCCGGCGCCGTCTCGGGCCCGGTGCAGGTGAGCGTGGACGGCGTCGTGGCCGCCAAGGTGGACTTCGGCGTGGTCGCCGGAAACCCGCAACTGTTCGCGCTGCAAAGTCCGATCGCGTCGGCGGGCGACACCATTTACCTGGAAGGCATCTTCGGCTCGGCGGCGGTGGTCAACTTTCCCGGAGGCGTGACCGCCAACGCCACGGTCCTGGGACGCAACCGGGCGAGCGTGGTGGTGCCTGCCAGTGCGACGAACGGAGCCCTCACCGTCAGCACCGCGGGGGCGACCACGACCGGCCGGCCTTTCCGCGCCGCTTCGTTCACGCCCGGCCTGGGCAAGGCGTTTCGCAAGCGCTACGAGCAGACCGACAGCGGGCGGCAGATGCCCTCGATGGCTCAGCCCCGAGCATTCGCCTGCACGGCCCAGATCGGCCGCTACGTCTACTCGGTCGCGGGCGACGCCGGCGGCGGCCGCCTCGGCACGGTGGACCGCGCGGCGTTCGACGCTGCCGGCAATCTGGGGCCATTCGCCACCGTCTCGGGCGTGGACCTGGCGGTGCCGCGGGAGAACCTTGGCTGCGCGGTCGTCGGCAGCTACTTTTACGTCTTCGGCGGCTATGGCCTCTCGACGCACCCCGGTTCGGTCGAGCGCGCGCCGATCGACGCGGCCGGCAACCTGAGCGACTTCGAGACCGTTCCCGGTGTTACCTTGGTGACGCCGCGAGAGAGCTTCGGCTGGGCCGTCATTGGCCGCCACCTGTACCTTTTCGGCGGCTACGGCAACACGTCGCTCAACACCGTCGAGCGTGCGCCGATAGACGCCAGCGGCAACCTCGGGACCTTCGCGACCTGGCAAAACGCGATGAACGGGGATCGCTGGCGCTTCGGCCTCGCGGTCCTCGGCAACTACGTCTACGCGATCGGCGGCAAGATCGGCGGAGTCCTTGTCGGGACGGTCGAGCGCGCGGCGATCGACGGCGAAGGCAATGTCGGCGCGTTCCAGGCGGTTGGCGGGATCAACCTCGTCGCGGCGCGTCAGAATCACGGCACCGCGGTCGTCGGGAGCGCCGTGTACGTGTTCGGCGGGGAAGGTGGGTCGACGCTCGACACCGTCGAGTGCGCGCCCGTCACCGCCGGTACCCTGGGGACCTTCGCCACCGTGTCCGGCCTGACGCTCACGACCGCCCGCTACTCATTCGGGACGGCCATCGGCGGGAACCATCTGTACGTCTTCGGCGGGCAGGGAGCCAGTGGCCGGCAGTATGGCGTGGAGCGGGTCGCCATCGCCCCGGCGGGCTCCCTGGGCGACTTCGCGGCCGCCCCTGGCAGCGTGCTCACCCGCGGGCGCAAGGAGTTTGGCCGCGCGCTGGTCGGCAAGTACTACTACGTGTACGGCGGCGACGGCGGCGGGGGCGTCGGCCCCATCGGCGACGTCGAGCGCGCGGAAATTGACGCGGCCGGCAACATGGGCAGCTTCTCGGTGGTGTCCGGCGTGACGCTGCCGGGCAATCTCAAGTACGTCGGGTCGGCCCTGGTGGGCGGCAAGCTGTTCACCATGGGAGGGCACTCGGGCGGCTCCAGCTCCGGGGTATGGCAGTCCGCGGTCGATCTGGACGGCAACTTCCCCAGCCCCTCGAATGTCTCGGGAGTCGACCTGGTAACCGGCCGGCACAGCTTCGGCATCGCGGTGATCGGCAACTACGTCTACGTCTTCGGCGGCTACGGGACGGTCGGCTGCTGCCAGAGCGCCCTGGACAGCGTCGAGCGCGCGACTCTGGATGGCTCGGGCAACATCGGCGACTTCGCCGCCTACGGGACGAGCGTCCTGACCCAGGCGCGAAGCGGGATCTGCAGCGCGGTGATCGGGAACTACGTCTACGCCCTCGGTGGCGGCTACGGCGGGGTCGTGGATCGGGCGGCCATCGACGCGTCGGGCAATCTGGCAACCTTCGCCTCGGCGGGCGTCAGTCTCGCGTCCGACCGGATCCGGCCGGAATGCGCGGTGGTCGGCGACTACCTGTACGTGTTCGGCGGCTGGGTAGGCGGGGCGCGCGCAGCTTCGGTCGAGCGCGCGGCAGTCTCGGCGGCAGGCGATCTCGGAGCTTTCTCGGTCGTGGGCCAGCTCCTGGGCACGGGGCGGGGGGCGTTCGGCCACGCCCTGATCGGCAACTGGCTGTACGCCGTGGGTGGCGGAGAGGACGGGGCGTTCGTGACGACCTCGGTGGAACGGGCCGCCCTCCCGTGACGCATCTCTAGAAGCGCACGAGCTTGAGCATGCGCCCGAAGAGGCTCCCGCCGCCGCGCAGCATGAAGCCGCCGGCGTTGCCGGCGAGGCGGACCGGCGCCGGGCCGTAGCCGGCCACCTTCTCGACCATGGCGGCTCCCAGTTCGCCGCCCTTGACGATGCCCCGGGCCGACATGCCTTGCACGGCGCCCAGCACACGCGCCCTGGCCTGCTTCGAGGCAAACTCCCCGGCAGCCTTCTCCCCGCCCCGGCCGAGCGCGCGGGCGTAGTCGTCCAGCGACGACAGCAAGGTCTCCTCCATCGCGACATGGGCCTCGCCCATCACGCGGGCGGCAGCGTCGGTCGCTCCCCGCCAGCCGCCGGGCTTGACGCCCGCCCACTTGGTCGTGATGAAGCTCCCGCCCTCCGGCGCCTTCTCGATGAGGAAGAACGCCTTGCCCGTGAAACCTTCGGTGAGCTTCACCGACACCAGGGCCTTCTTGCCGGCCCGGGCGCGTTTGAGTGCCAGCGCCAGGTTCGCCTTGCTCTCCTCGATGCGCAGCCACGGCATGCCGGGGAGGTTGAGCGGGCTGAATTCGAAGACGAGTTTCTTGCCGGTGTCGGTGGCGTTGCGCGTCCTGCCGACCCTGAACCAGGTTCCCCAGTCCCGCGACAGGGCGCGGACCAGGTCCGACGGTTCGGCCGCGACCCTGGTCTTCGTGGTGACCGTGATGCGGCCTCCCCGGACGATCATGGGGCTTTCGACGCGTTGCACGCTCCCTCGCTCCTCTGATCAGCTTCATCGCCATTTCATGGGGCCAAGCTTGCGTAATGAGCGGATTAAGGTTCTGGCGATCGGGAAAATACTGAAATGGCGACCGGCCAGCGGACCTAGACTGCTCGTGGGGTTCTGCAATCGCCTCGGGGATGATGATGGCAAATCGATCCCGCTGGTTGGCGGCGCTCGCCGGCATGCTGGTGGCAGCGCTCGCCGGCGTGCTCGTGGTCGCGCTGGCCGGCTGCGCTTTGGCGGTGCTGCCCGAGCGGTTCGGCGGTCGGGCGCAGCCCCCCACGGTCGGCCCGCAGGCGGCCAGCATTGCGGCCAGCATTGCGGCCGGCGCTCCCGCGGCGCTGCCCCCGGGATCGGTCGCCGGCGGAAAGGGCCGGGTCGAGCTGAGCGTCAGGTGGCCGGAGCGGGCGGCGCAACTCATCCCCGACTCGGCCGGCCGCGTGGTCTTCGACTTCAAGCAGGGTGGCACCCTCGTGGCCTCGGCGTCGCTCACCCGGCCGGGAGGGGCGACGACGGCCACGGCGGCGGTCGACGTGGACGGCGGCGCCTATCGCCTGGAGGCCGCGGCGCAGAGTGGGCCGGCTTTCACGCCGGTGGCGACCGCGGCGACCGACGTCGTGGTGGTCCCGGGCGCGCGCGTGGCCGTCGCGCTCACCCTGGGACCGGCATACCCGCCCGCGGTAGCGGGTCTCAGCCAGACGGCGGGCCTGGTCGGCGAAGCCGTCGTGCTCGCGGGCAGCAACCTGGTGCTGTCCTGGGCGGCCACCCCGTCGGTGCGGTTCACTGGCACGACGGCCTCGGTGTCCGCCACGGTAACGGCGGTGGGGACCGACACGGTGACGGTCCGCGTGCCGGCCGGCGCCGTCTCGGGAGCGGTGCGGATCGCCGTGGACGGCGTACCGGCCGCCACCGTGAGCTTCGCCATTCGCCCCGGGAGTCCTTTCCTGGCGTTCATCCTGACTCCCGTGGCCTCGGCGGGCGACACGATCTTCCTCGAAGGGATCTTCGGCTCCAGCGCGGTGGTCAACTTCCCGGGCGGCGTGACATTCAACGCGTCGGTACTGGGTCCGCACCGCGCGAGCGTCGCGGTACCCGCCGGC
Protein-coding sequences here:
- a CDS encoding tRNA-(ms[2]io[6]A)-hydroxylase, producing MVLPHERLGLLAPTRPEWVAAACADTATLLADHAHCEKKAAATALSLISRHPEDARLVESMLHLAQEELGHFQRLFAVLRARRIPLPRDEADPYVNALLSLVRRDPAVNLLDRLLVLSMVEARSCERFLLLAERLEDPDLARLYADLARSEEGHARLFVQLAERYVSNSAVAARLDEFRRHEAEIVARLPDLPRMHG
- a CDS encoding PilZ domain-containing protein, yielding MSLQVEIVTPDGTSQCARVFNLSASGMLIADLPFRPEVGDVHEYRLSVADQEIGLRGVVRRRQTIPQFGNAAGVAFVGLPERVRRALLDFLFGSKLAGASA